One window of the Nicotiana tabacum cultivar K326 chromosome 4, ASM71507v2, whole genome shotgun sequence genome contains the following:
- the LOC107827488 gene encoding reticulon-like protein B5 — MADHAGEHESVVESVMDKINDKLHHDSSSSDSEDEKEKISPVEAVKAKIYRLFGRERPVHKVLGGGKPADIFLWRDKKITAGVLGFATAIWVLFELLEYHLLTLVCHILILALAVLFLWSNASTFINKSPPQIPEVILPEDIVLGVASALRIEINRALEILRDIASGKELKKFLAVIAGLWVLSILGNCWNFLTLFYICFVLLHTVPVLYEKYEDQVDAFAEKAEAEIKKQYAVFNVKVLSKIPRGPLKDKKLL; from the exons ATGGCCGATCACGCCGGCGAGCACGAATCAGTCGTTGAATCGGTGATGGATAAGATCAACGATAAGTTGCACCACGATTCATCCTCATCGGATTCCGAAGATGAGAAGGAGAAAATATCGCCGGTCGAGGCTGTCAAGGCTAAGATCTATCGTCTCTTTGGTAGGGAAAGACCCGTCCATAAGGTTCTCGGCGGTGGAAAAC CTGCTGACATTTTCCTGTGGAGGGACAAAAAAATTACTGCCGGCGTGCTTGGGTTTGCCACTGCAATTTGGGTGCTTTTTGAGTTGCTCGAGTACCACTTGCTCACACTTGTGTGCCATATTCTGATCCTTGCCTTAGCTGTCCTTTTCCTCTGGTCCAATGCATCCACCTTCATCAACAA GTCTCCACCCCAAATTCCGGAAGTCATTTTGCCCGAGGATATTGTCCTGGGTGTTGCTTCTGCCCTCAGGATTGAAATCAACAGAGCTCTTGAAATCCTTCGGGATATTGCCTCTggaaaggaattgaagaaattcCTTGCT GTTATTGCTGGCTTATGGGTACTTTCAATATTGGGGAATTGCTGGAACTTCCTCACCTTGTTCTACATAT GCTTTGTATTGCTCCATACCGTCCCTGTACTTTATGAGAAGTATGAGGACCAGGTTGATGCTTTTGCTGAGAAGGCTGAGGCAGAGATCAAAAAGCAGTATGCTGTTTTTAACGTCAAGGTTCTAAGCAAAATTCCAAGAGGTCCACTGAAAGACAAAAAGCTCCTATAG